Below is a genomic region from Gadus morhua chromosome 4, gadMor3.0, whole genome shotgun sequence.
GAATACCTAGCACTAGGCATTATGCTGGCGGTCCTCTTCACACAGAgacgaaaaagaagaaaagattgTGGACTCGTTCTTGGGTTGCAAGAAGAGGAGAGCTCGGGATGTCGGTGCTACTTACCGAACTGGAGGTAATGTTTCATTTACATAATAATTGACGTTATCGTATGCTCATGAAATGTACGCTCGTGAAGACTGTGTCAACTGCCAACACTCATATTATATTATCAAACTTTTAATAGCCTACTTACCGTACTGTCCATCTATGTTGCTCTTACCCGTTATATCCATCTTATTTTCTCATACCTCGTTACtttactttgttttgttttaattacCCCTGCACTATCCCACCCTATTAATTAACTATACTGTACTTAAATTGCACTATATGCCAATCACGTTCAAACCGCACCTTAACCGCTATTTTGCACTACCATTTAGAAACCAACCACATTTCGTTTTCTCTGTAGGTCTACTTGTACCCCAAAACAACACTTGCAGTACATGCAGTaatgaaagttttttttttttataatgcagGAGACTGATAGGAAAGGGTTCCGTGAGTTCCTGAGGATGAGCGTCGAGGACTTTCAACTCCTTCTGGGGAAAGTTGAGCCTCTCATCAAAAAGACGGACACAAAAATGAGAAAGGCCATCAGTGCCCGACAGAGATTGTCCTTAACCCTCAGATTCCTTGCAACTGGTAGGCCTAAATTGAATGATTTTGAACAGAATGATGTATTATTAAATCTTATTATTTACACACGTAACCTGTTTGCCTTCTTAGGTGAGTCTTTCAGGTCACTGAGCTTCCAGTACAGGATTGGCAGGTCTACTGTTGGCTTGATTGTAATGGAGACCTGCCAAGCATTGTACAATGTTTTGAAGGAAGATCACATGAAGGTATTGTAATATCCTTTCTTTGTTTGACATCACAACAAACCTTATTGTGATGATATCATTTCCATGAGCATTACAGATCCTACTATTAGCCTACCACTAGGGAGATGTTTATCATTATGATGTATTTAGACAGTACTGCCAACTACAGGACATTTATAAAATGACATATATAACATCCTCCATCTACTATGTAGCCTAAAATATTTGTCGTAAATACCCTAATAGGGTATTTCATaagttaataaattaataaatgatattTGCCTCTGGCTAGATATATTTCTGATCTAATCAAGTAtttctgtatttgtttattcTTGTCTATTTTTCAGACACCAACAACTGAGTCAGAGTGGCGAGAGATAGCGAGCGGATTCGAAGACAAATGCCAATTTCCTCATTGCTTAGGTGCAATTGATGGGAAACACATCTACATTCAGCCCCCTGCTAATTCAGGAAGTTCGTTTTATAATTACAAAGGCAGGTTCTCAATTGTGCTAATGGCAGTTGTAGATGCCAACTACAAATTCATTTATGCAAGTGTTGGCACTCAGGGCCGAATGTCGGACGCAAGTCTGTTTGGACACTCAGATCTCCGCAGTGCCATGGACAGAGACCTGTTACATTTTCCCCGCCCTGAGCCACTTCCCAATACAGATTTAATCATGCCCTATATGTTTGTTGGTGATGAAGCCTTCCCTCTCCGTTCTGACCTTATCAAGCCCTATCCCCACAGAAACCTTGATCATGGACAGCGAATTTTCAATGATAGATTATGTAGAGCAAGGCGAACTGTGGAAAATGCATTTGGCATATTGGCAAATAGATTACGTGTGTTCCTAACAAATATTTCTATTGAACCAGATAAGGTAACTTGCATCACCCTTGCTGCCCTTGCCCTCCACAATTTCCTGAGGGAAAAATCAGAGGCCTACGTGCCTCCAGTCTTTGTGGACAGAGAGGACGAGAACCACAGAGTCATTGCCGGAACATGGCGAAGAGGTGGAGATCTTGACTCTGTGGCATTGAGTAGGGCGCGGAATGCCACAACCACTGCTAAAGACCAGCGTGACCTGCTGAAGGCATATTTTCAATCCTCTGAAGGATCCGTTGATTGACAGGAGGATATGATTTGAAAATGTTATgcattgatatttatttattatcaattGGTTTATACTATTTATAAtacactatttatttatttacgctATTATACTATTTATTAGTTAGTTACAACAGTGTTGTTAGTTAGACAGTAAACCAATATTTACAGAGTATTTATTATCATCTTGTTTATACtatttattatatactataCTTATTAatgctattactactactaaacTACTATTTATTAGTTACAACAGTGTTATGTTAGACAGAAAATcaacatttaacaaatatttattgtcattttctttatactatttattatatactatatttatacgactactactactatactattattTATCAGTTCGTTATAACAGTGTTATGATAGTTAGACAGTAAACCAATGGGATGCAACACGATAAATAAAGGAACAAACAATTTACCTAATATTTAACAAAcgcaataaataaattaaaataacaaTTGGCGAGTTCTATAATGTCTCTTTGATACTAGTCATAATTGTAGCCCATAGTACTGTGCTGTGGAGGCATGTTGTGGGTGAAGTGGTGGGTTTGCAGAGGTGTGTGCCCTGTGCTCTGCTCTGGCCAAGAAGTTTGAGCAGGGTTAGCTGTTCTCTGCTCATTCTCCTGGGCATCATAGAGCATTAACATTATGTTTCGGCGTAGTCTCAAGCGTATAGTTCTGTCCTGCACATGTTTAAGCTCACAAGCCACCTGCTTCCCAAAAATATCCTCCACATCTTGGCCTGCGGCAAGCAAAGTTGTTGAGACATTCCGAAGAATGtccaccttctccttctccatctccatctccacgtCCCTTGTAGGCTTTCGTTTTTTTCTCTGGGCTCTGGACTCCTGGACAGGTGGAGGTCTAGGTgggaatggtggtggtgggttggtAATAGCTGGGGGGCCCTCagcctctgtctcttcctcactGCTTTCTGTGGCCTCTTGTTGACTGTCATCAAACTAAAATGAAGAGAATCATAAAAAAGACAGGGAAGGTATTAATTAATGAGAATTAACTGaaagttaataaataaagttaacGTTTTTAAACACAGACTTCCAAGTAGTACTTACATTCAGTGTTGTTTGTGATGGTCTATGCGCTATGTGTGCCCGCAAAAAAACCATACTCTGACAGATCCACTTCCGTTGTGGACTCGTGGGGTCAGGGTGACATCCTTCTGTCCACTCCTACTTGGTTTGGGATGGAGCAGTTTGCCAAACTGTGTCCGCAGAGACGCAGCTCTAGTTGTTATCTCTAAAACTGCAATTTTTAAGAGAAAATAAGGTTTCATTCCAGGTAACAGAACACTCTGATAAATTATGATGATAAGCTCTTATGAAATTTCAATGTTAGGATGCATTTATTTCGAATGGGAATATATGCCATTCAAGGTGTAATTACAGGCATTCCAATAGCCTTTTAACCCAACAATTTGTAACCATATGCAACAATAACAGTTTATCTGGCTGAACATTTGGTAATCAGGCCAGTTTGAGTTTTATGATAGGTTATGATAGCTATTAGCACGTCAACAGCTGATGGCTCCAAACTTACCAGGTAGGTCAAGGGTGTCGGCTATTTCTCGCCAGGCTTTATCCCTTTTCACCCTATCGTGAAAGTCCTTTGAGGACACGTCGAAAATGCATGGACGTTGCTGCCACATTTCCACCAAGGTTGTCTCCATAGTGTTGCTCCATTTTCTCTCGTTTTCTTTGTTAGCATTCTTCTTGATCGAATTCATTTTTGCGGTTGTTACTCCAGCGTAGTGCAGTGAAGGCAGTTGGTAAACACTGCGcgtgagctccagctgttcGCGGGATTCCCTCACGCAACTGGGGGCGTGGTTCCCTCATGTCAACAGTGTATACGTCATGCGATTCCCCAAAAAATTCTGACATGCCAAACATTTCGTCGTGGGGTTTTCGAACGTCGCAGACGAAAACATCGCAGATCGcaagcatgtcacattacaagacctcgTCTCGTCGCCGACTCCTCAAAATCGTGTACGATTCGCAAATTCGTCTGCGACGAaagaatcggggcaaaatcgggctgaaatcgtgtagtctgGCCGGGCCAAAGGGGTAGGGCGAAGACAAAAGGCTACGTAGCCCTTGAAACGAAGCTATCCAAGGACCACACTtttaaggggtagaaatgggataaCAACAGAAGTGGTGAATCAGGATGACACCAGTGCAGGCTATGTCTTTTGAAAAGGCTGCgaagctgtttgtttgtaagaGCCATTTTCCTGTTTTTCAGTTATGTTGTAATGTCTGTGTTGACCACTGAGTGGTGTTGCCGTATTGCGGGTACAGGTGTAAAGGGGACGTCATTTGGGGTACCTCCGTTGTTTGACCCCGGAAGGGCATACGGTTTTTGACCGCAAGAAATACCGAGTTGTTGTTATGTCACTGAGGATCTATGAATGTATTCCGTATTCCCATGCAATAGGTGTCATGGTGAGGAAATAAACGGGTTGTAAACCGGAGACGATCGCACGGATCAATCATTGCTTCACGTTCCTGCAAAGTACTGGAAACATCAACACAGCGCGTCAACCAGGTCACCCGGGAGTCAAACCACACGGGGCACACACATTGGATGTGGCTCGTATAATGTTCATGACAGTCACAAGACGGGTACGTCTAACATGGTGCATCACAAGTATGCTAAACCCCAAACCTACACAAACACCTTGACAAGTTTCGTCCGTCGAGATCCAAATAGAGTACCACAGGATGTCAAATCAAAGCTGACAGATTCATGTGTGGACCGGTGCTCTCTTCATATGCGCATGTTTGATATAGTAGCCACGTtaacatggacacatctgttccgcatagatttaTATGCGGAacgggtgtttattaatgacgggttcgcgtatcgtagcgtccgcgcgcgtccgagataactgtaaatgagtaggctactagtacttttgcaggctgaacattaaaataattcttaatttagagagatggcagctgcattagttcgcaattggaccttcgaggaggCGAATGTCCTCTTGGAAATTCTTGGATGGACCAGAGAAAGGTACGACATAGCGACCTTTTAAAAGACGTGCATTAAAATGTACAGATGCGGGCTATAGTCGCTCAATTGAGCAGATGAATAACCGTTGGAAGGATAAAACCTACGAAAAATTTACCGGCGAGGACCGCACCGGTAAGCTTGAACAACTTAAAATAGGAGCGCTGCACAGCAGTCAGTTTTCACAAATCTAACCAAATCCAGTGAAGCTGTAACACAGGCTAGTTACGTTGTAGCTCAAGAAATAGCCCGCCGGAGCAAGCCCTTCAGTGACGGAGAATTTGTGCGAGACTGCATGTTGAAAGTGGCCGACATTGTATGCCCCGAGCAAAATGCAAAGCTCTGTGACATAAGTTTGTCGAATGACACAGTCGCACGACGAATCGAAAATCTGGCAAACAATCTCAAAGAGCAACTGGGACAACGTATGGAGGGACTAGGAAAGGGAGCTTTTTCCATCGCACTGGATGAAAGCACAGACATTTCCGATACAGTGCAATTGCTGATTTTCATCCGAACGGTCACGGAGAACTTTGAAATAGGCGAGGAACTGCTTAGTTTGGAGAGTATCAAAGACAGAACAAGGGGAGTCGACATTTGTGATGCTGTGTGTCGTAGTCTCGAAGCATACAATGTGAAGCTGCCGTCTATGGTCGGTGTCACAACAGATGGAGCACCGGCAATGGTCGGAAGAAAGGCAGGTGCCGTGTCTCTGCTCTCTGAGAAAGTGGGCAACAGCGGAGGGGAGAAACTAATCAAATATCACTGCATAATACACCAAGAAGCCCTCGCAGCTCAAACGCTTGAAATGAAACATGTCATGGAGATTGTTGTGAAGGCAGTTAATTTCCTGAAGTCCAGAGGTCTGAGTCACCGCCAATTCAAGACTTTTTTGGAGCAAGTTTTTTTAACTTGAAGGAAATAAGAGAGTTCATGGAGTCAAAAGGACAGGATTTTACACAGCTAAGTGACACTAAATGGCTCTGTGACCTAGCGCTCCTTGTTGATGTGAACACTTGTCCGATCTCAATTTGAAGCTGCAGGGCCATGGGAAGCTTATTTTCACACTATTTGACAACGTCAAAGCTTTCCAGAGAAAGATTTAACTGCTGCAGGGACAGCTCAAACAGGGAGTTCTAACCCATTTTCCCGCCTGCAAGGCGCTCGTAGATGAAAGACACAGATGGGCGCCACGTTCTGCGTCACCTGCGTTCAGACCACAACCAAAACCTCTTAAAAAGATTAAGAGAGGAATTCGAACACCGCTTCTCCGACTTCAGAAACCACGAGAAGTCAATCAACCTCTTCCAAAATACTTTCTCGTGTGTCCCTGCGGAAGAGCCTGCAGAAATGCAGTTTGAGCTCATCGACCTACAGGAGAGCTCCGAGGCCAGAGCAGCATATCGTGACAGGAATCTCATTGAGTTCTACAAAGCACTTTCCCCAGCGACATACCCTGCACTGCTCCAGCATGCCATCAGAATGGTCTCTTTATTCGGGAGCACATATATTTGTGAGAAgaccttctccaccatggccatcAACAAATCCAAGCTGAGATCCAGGTTTACAGATGGCCATCTACACGATGTCCTTCGTATTGCAACAACGGAGATGGAGCCGGACATCAGAGGAATCGTGGCCAACCGAAAACAGCACCACAAATCCCACGCCAATAAAAAAAGGTATGTTGACCTAGTAACAAATAATGTGTGATTTAATGACAAGCTTATTGACAGGTAATGAGATATTtacgacggagtattagggccacacgtgaagaaaacaaatatttttgCGATGACAAGATTAAAATCGCCACGTCGactttaaactcgaaatgtcgagaataaagttgaaactAAACATCATATCGACTTTAATCTTGACGTGTCCATTTTCCGTTCTTCTGTCAGCACGCAGACGCTCCGGGCATCCTCCCAAGCGTGCAGCGGATGACACGAAGTAGTCGCCAATAACCCTGGggtcattgtttgtggtgtaggcctccatccaaacaatatagcgactaaaaccgtcaatgcaaccactgatggCAATGCCGTACTACTACAGTGGATGACTACTTTGTGTCATCCGCTGCACGCTTGGGAGGATGCCCGGAGCGTCTGCGTGCTGAAAGAGGAACGGAAAATGGacacgtcgagattaaagtTGATATGATGTtacaactttattctcgacatttcgagtttaaagtcgacacgtcgagattaaagtcgacatgacatttcaactttattctcgacatttcgagttcaATGTCGTcatgttgactttaaagtcgacgtgtcgattttaatctcgtcacggcaaaaaaaagaattcttcacgtgtggccctaatactctGTCGTAGACAGTGGCGCGGGAagggggggtgctgagggtgctgcagcaccccctagctgcaggaagaaaaaaaaaaaaaaagttgttcttaatttttatatattaaatatatatgtattaaaacgatataaaaaataattaggCTTTGGGGACGAAAATAGACGTgggaaaaatgtgtttgctagTTTTTAGCTATAACAGGCATGCATGGGGATCTTGCTATATGGGGTTCGCGGGTTCACAGAAGTTGTTAAAGAATAAAGAAGAACGTGAACGAACAGAATGGCGCAAAAGAGAATTATAGATTTTTTAGACGGAAGTCTACATTTGGAGTCTTCAAATAGATAAGACCAtgcatttttattcattttttggtTATTGCTGCCGCCGTGCAGAATCTGTGTACTAGGCATTGTCATGTTTGTGGTATTAGTTTAGTGAGTGTGGACTGTTTGTGCGCGCTCTCTGCCAGGGAATATTAATTGGGGCAATTGGTCTGGATTTAAGCTGCTTGGAACCGACGTGGGACGCTCGGAATCGGGTGAAAATTAGGCGATTTCATGTATTTGTTActctttttgtgagtgtgtgtatccgGGACGCCGGTGCCCATGGACTGAAGTTGCAGTGACGGGATGGTCTCAATGGCTACCAGAAGGAGGGACGTTAGACCATCGTTTGAACGTGTTTTCATtaactgtgtgtgggggggaatttGGGGAGAGAACTGATTAGATTGCGTGTTGGAAATCGTGTGTGGGTTTTGGGGGAATGTTTTAGAAGCGGTTCTCTCCCGGTGtcccgaatacacacacacagacacacacacacacagtcacaaatacATGCAATCGCCTATTTCCACCCGATTCCGAGCGTCCCACGTCAGTTCCTAGCAGCCTAAATCGAGTCCATTTGCCCCAATTTATATTCCCCTGTCAGGGAATATTAATTGGGGGCAATTTGTCTGGATTTAAGCTGCTTGgaactgaaattaaaaaaattatgtttagCACTGCCGAAAGCAGGACTTGTATTATGAAATGCAATTGAACCGGAAACCTGAAGATTGTACCATGCACGGCAAGAGGAATAAAGCATTCAAATGAACTCCAACATTGCGTATACCTGGTGATTTATTATAGTCAAGTACAAGTCAGAATACTTAACGTAGACGTATTTAATACGAAAAAAAAGTGTTAGTTTGCAACCGATATTGGCCAATtcgatttttttgtgtgtgtgagcgagcgctAGTGAGCGAGAGACCGAGAGTGTTCAAGTTTATGTCCAAGTTTTTATTTTCCATATGCAACACGTAGcctatatattgtgtatatataagcATATTTTCCCCCCATGTAAAATTGTAAATACTGTATCTTATATTATAGACAGTACCGCAGCACCCCCACTCAAAATACCTTCCTCTGCACCTGGTCGTAGAtattagtgatgatgatgacttgTTTGGTAAGCTTCTATTTTAAAagtctctttctccccctgtgtgtgtgtgtgtgtgtgtgtgtgtgtgtgtgtgtgtgtgtgtgtgtgtgtgtgtgtgtgtgtgtgtgtgtgtgtgtgtgtgtgtgtgtgtgtgtgtgtgggggggggggggggggggggggggggggttcctgtgGTGATTTGGTAGCTGGAATTGCTCCTGAATAAGGAGCTCCATGCTGACAAGAAAGGAAGGCACAATGAGACTGACTGTTCTAAATAAGTTTCTGAAATGCACACAGGACTGTTATATCCCAAATTCGAAGAGAACCCCAGGGATTGTGTGTTAGTTACAATGTTTCTTAAGGTTTTCTGAAGTTGTGCCATGTTTTGCCTAATTTgttatttaaaggtcccatgacatgctattttatgtattctttaatataggtattagtgggcaactaacacagtattcaaagacgttcctgaaattcagccgtggtgcagagttacagccactccgagccagtcgcacattgagcttcccccaaatgcgctgtttcggtgggcgtgtcaaggaggagggtgggggtgtggccctgagcagcttgcagccagggacggtaccatgcgctctgtttacagtggatgtatcgcaatggcgaggcgcacacagcctttagccgtgttctgtaaatattctagaacacacgggagtcctggagctctatatctaaatattatcatatagcctacacagatatctatatcatataatacatattatcacggccaaaagctgtgtgagccgatattccgacgttcctggttcttcaacgtccacatcaacgtgaatacacacactgtaacgcaagtgtttcttgtcggttctttgacgtgtcttgtatttccacaacgagactgtcgtgggggttatctgagccatggttgagaaggaattgggggaaaggaactttggtttgactcgctgaagtaggctacatgaactgcgacatgccgcgaggcaccatcgcccggcagcgggcagccggcagcaggcagcgcgcagttcagtcgacttcaggttgatgtgaaagtggaagaaccagagacgtcgcagaacccgtcaaagtcgtttgtgatacataatatcgtctggaggcgcacacaatgttatatgatatagatatctatgtattatatgatattatttagatatagagctccaggactgtaacgcaagtgttgtacacttccttgttatttggataaccgttctgctgttggtgtgatggcgcataacgcgtcggactctcgtctctggtatttctacaacgagactcgtattgggggttatctcagccaaagttgagaatgaattggggggaaggaacgttggctttgactccctcaagaacatgaaccacgacatggaggagaaagggattgttggcggcgaatgtctccc
It encodes:
- the LOC115542110 gene encoding protein ANTAGONIST OF LIKE HETEROCHROMATIN PROTEIN 1-like, translating into MSVLLTELEETDRKGFREFLRMSVEDFQLLLGKVEPLIKKTDTKMRKAISARQRLSLTLRFLATGESFRSLSFQYRIGRSTVGLIVMETCQALYNVLKEDHMKTPTTESEWREIASGFEDKCQFPHCLGAIDGKHIYIQPPANSGSSFYNYKGRFSIVLMAVVDANYKFIYASVGTQGRMSDASLFGHSDLRSAMDRDLLHFPRPEPLPNTDLIMPYMFVGDEAFPLRSDLIKPYPHRNLDHGQRIFNDRLCRARRTVENAFGILANRLRVFLTNISIEPDKVTCITLAALALHNFLREKSEAYVPPVFVDREDENHRVIAGTWRRGGDLDSVALSRARNATTTAKDQRDLLKAYFQSSEGSVD